DNA sequence from the Methanofollis formosanus genome:
CGGTCTGATCATCGGCGACGTCGAGGGGAAGACCGTCCTCCTGGTCGAGGACGTCACGACCTCCGGCGGGTCCGCACTCTTCGGTGTCAGGGCACTCAGGGAGGCCGGGGCCAAGGTCGTCGCCGTGGCCGTGGTCGTGGACCGGGAGAGCGGCGCGTCCGAGACTTTTGCCGGGGAAGGGGTCGCACTCGTACCGCTGACGACGGTCTCAGAGATCATGGACCTGTAATCAATTTATTTGCCGGAGTGTATACGTATGGACATGAAGATCCTTGTTGTGGGCGGTGGAGGCAGAGAGCACGCAATTGTTCGCGCCCTTTCCCGCAACAGCGACGTGAAACTCTATTCTGTCATGGCCAGGCGGAATCCTGGCATCGCTCAGCTCTCTGAAAAGGTGCTCCTCGAGAAAGAGACGGACGTCAGAGAGGTGACGGCGTTCGCAACCGAGCACGCCGTCGACTATGCCGTCATCGGTCCTGAGGCCCCCCTGGAGGCCGGGATCGCCGACGTGCTCCACGAGGCGGGCATCCCCTGCGTCGGGCCCACCAGGATGGCGGCTAGGCTCGAGACCGACAAGGCCTTCTGCCGGACCATGATGGAGAAGCACGGGATCGCCGGGTGCCCGCTGTACCGCGTCTTCCATGGCGACGCCGACGGTGCCTGCGACTACATCGACGCCTACGACGGCGACCTCGTCGTCAAACCGATCGGACTCACCGGCGGGAAGGGCGTCAAGGTAATGGGCGAACAGGTCGACGCCGCGGGAGCGAAAGAATATGTGCAGAGCCTCGGCGGCGATGTGGTCCTTGAAGAGCGGTTGATCGGCGAGGAGTTTACGCTCCAGGCCTTCGTGGACGGCAACCACCTGGTGCCGATGCCTCTGGTCCAGGACCATAAAAGGGCCTATGAGGGTGACGTCGGGCCGAACACCGGGGGGATGGGGACGTACTCCCTTGAAGATCATCTTCTGCCCTTTGTCTCGCGTGTCGACTACGAGGCGGCCCTCGAGATCATGCGCAACGCCGTGGCGGCGATGATCACCGAGGGGCAGCCGTACCGCGGCATCCTGTACGGGCAGTTCATGAATACCAGGGACGGCCCGAAGGTAGTGGAGTTCAACTCCCGCTTTGGGGACCCAGAGGCGATGAATGTCCTCTCGATCCTGGAGTCCGACTTCACCGATGTGCTCTGCCGGATCGTCGAGGGCACACTCTCCCAGGCGCATGTGAAGTTCGCACCGAAGGCGACGGTCTGCAAATACCTGGTGCCCGAGGGCTATCCTGAGGCTCCGGTGGCCGGGTCCCCGATCACTATCGGCGACTACGGCGACGCCCTCCTGTACTATGCCAATATCGAGGAGAAGGACGGGCACCTCTCGACCCTCACCTCGCGGACGATGGCCTTCGTCGGGATCGGCGACAATCTGGAGGAGGCCGAGGCACAGGCCGAGGCGGCCGCCGGGTTGGTCCGGGGCGGGGTCTGGTACAGGCACGACATCGGCAAGCGGGCGGTCCTTGAGAAGAGGATCGCACATATGAGGGAAATACAATGAAGAAGGATTTTTTAACGCTTCTGGACTGTGATGCCATCGAGATCGAGGCGCTGCTCGACGGTGCAGCGCGGCTGAAGAGTTACCGGGCGGCGGGCAAGTCGCACGCCATCCTGCCGGGGTGCAGTCTCGGGATGATCTTCGAGAAGGCCTCGACCAGAACGAGGGTCTCGTTCGAGGCCGGGATGCACGACCTCGGCGGCCATGCCCTCTTCCTCAACCCGGCCGACATGCAACTCGGCCGGGGCGAACTGGTGAGGGACACCGCACGGGTGCTCTCCAGGTTCGTCTCCGCGGTGATGATCCGGGCCTACCGCCACAGCACCATCGAGGAGTTTGCGAAATATGCCTCGGTCCCGGTCATCAACGGGCTCTCAGACAAGGCCCATCCGTGCCAGGTGCTCGCCGATCTCCTGACCCTGAAGGAGCAGTTCTCCTCCCTTGAGGGGCTCCGGCTCGCGTGGATCGGCGACGGGAACAATGTCTGCAACTCCCTGCTCCTTGCCTCGGCCCTCACCGGACTCGAACTGCAGGTGGCGACGCCGCCGGGTTACCGTCCGCCGGCATGGGCTATCGAGGAAGCGGAGGAGCGCGGGGCGCGGGTCACCTTTTGCGAGACGCCCGAAGAGGCGGCGGCAGGTGCGCATGCCCTGTACACCGATGTCTGGGTCTCGATGGGGAACGAGGAAGAGCGCGAGATGCGTCTGCGGGACTTCAAGGGCTACACCCTCACCGCCGACCTGGTCAGGCGGGCCGAACCCGATGCGATCGTGATGCACTGTCTCCCGGCGCACCGGGGCGAGGAGATCACCGACGAGGTGATCGAAGGGCCGCAGAGCGTGGTCTGGGACCAGGCCGAGAACCGCCTCCATGCCCAGAAGGCGCTGCTGGTCCACCTCCTCAGCGACAGGGTCCATTCCTGCGGGATGGAGTGAGGGATTTTTCCCTTCGCTTTTTTCTTATTTTGATTTTTGAAACTCTTCTTTCCGGCTCCTACAAAGCTCAAAAATGGGCTTTGTAGAAAACCTCACTTTCTGGGTTCGAGTATGATTTTACCGCCTTCCCCCAGCGCCCCCGGGATGAAGATCAGGTCGGGAAGGCACCATCAACGACCATGAAGAAGGTATTGCCGTCCGCCACCTATCGCTCGCGCGGGGGGGACCGGGGGGCGGCAAGCCCCCCGGCGAAGAGAACCATCAAGATGATGTCTACAAACCCCGAAAATGAGAAAAATACATCCGATTAGAGCCTGCGATATGCACTATGCCGATGACGAACATAAACTATTGTAATCTGCCTGCGTTCATGGGATACTTCATAGATGATCCGGTAATCACCGGCCCGGATCCGATACAGAGATTCGGTACCGCTCACTTTTCGTGCCCCATGTGGGATTGGTGTTTCAGAAAGGGCCTCGATCTTTTTGAGAATCCGTGGAACAACATCATATGGGAGGCGTGTGATATCTTTCTCCGCACCTGCCTTGACAAGGATCTCATAGAGGCCCATTGATAGATCAAAGTCGTTTTTTCAATTCTTCAAATTTGATTGTCCCCTCTTCATGTCGCTCCGCTGCCACAGCCAGATCGTGAAGATCTTCCTGCAACCGCTCGTACTCATGGAGAGGGAGGATGACTGCAACCCTCTTTCCGTGTTCATCGACAATATATTGTTCTTTTACATCTCCCATCGTTTCGACCATCCCAGATCTTCTTGTATGCTATGGGTCATATATAATCACCCATCTCTCCATACAAGAGAAGGGCTCCACATCAGAGCGGCACGGCTGGAAAGTCGCGGCTCACGGTGAAGAGCAAAAAAAAGAGTTCAGTCCTCGCCGATGAACTCGCGGACCATCGCGCGAAGATCTTTCTCGGCCTCTACGAGCACGTCCTTCTTCCCACGGAAGGCGAGGAGGTAGCGGGTGTCCCCTTCCATATTGGCGAAATTGAGTTGCTCTGCCCGGTCGACCAGGTCGACGTCGTACTTTTCGATGATCGCCCTGATCGCCGACCTGGGAACGCCCGGCGGGATCAGGAGGTCAAAGAGTTCTTCTTCCTCTGCCATTCTGTTCAGCCTCATTTTCCGATCTTGATCCGCTCGGCCATGATGCACCGTCCGCCGCGGACGCCGCCGAGCGGGTTCTTCGGTTTGCCAAGGGAGTTCATGCACCTGCCCATCAGGGCGGCGCCCCTCGCAAGCCCGTCGTCCACGAAGACCACATGGTCCTGTGGGTTTTTGTACAGCCCGCGTTCCGCGATCCCGTTCAGAATATACTGCGGTTTCTTCCCGGAGATCGCCGCCCGACCGGTGAAGCCGATGGACGAGTTCTCAGGAACCATCTCGTGCTCGACGGCGACGTCGATGAGCCGCAGGGCCATCTCGGAGCAGACGTGGTCGATCACATCGGTGAGCAGACCTTTGCCGTACTTCTCATAGATTTCTGCACCGAGGGTATTGAGTGCTCCGGTCTCGCTCCCGTTCTCCCCGACGTCGCAGCCGATGAGGACCACCCCTGAGTCGTGGGCGATCCTGGAGTTGACCGGCACCCGGCCGAAGCGTTCGCGGTCGGGCGGGACACGCCTGATGTCGATATGCCGATGAATCTGTCCGACATAGTCCTCGACGATCCCGGCGCTCCTCCCGATCCTGGAGACACCTTCAAGAGCACTCCTGTCGCCGAACATATCAAGCGCCGTCCCGGTCCGCCCCTCGACCTGCCCGGTGCCCCTGACGATGGAGTCGGGGATGGAACCTGCAAGCCCGCAGAAGTTTCCGATGGTCTTTGCGAAGGGGTCGGGATCGCCGGGCGCGACGTCGGAGGTGATCCGCCCGTCGAGCGTGGTCCCGAAGTCGATAGAGATGCAGGGGTTGCGGAAGTCGACCGGGGTGTTCTTCGCCCCTTCCTTGATCCCGGCCATGGCGAGTTCGCCTTCCATCTCGTTGGCGACCATCTCGACGCCCGAACTTCCGACCGGCGGGACGACGCCGGCGACCGCCCCGACAAAGACGACCTTGTCGGCGAAACTGTGCTGCTGGAGTTTCTTCGTGAGGTTCTCCTTGGACATCGGGGGAGTCATCTTCTTGGGCGGGACACCGGCCGCGAGGCACCCGTTGGCCAGGGCGATCACGAAATCACCGACCTGGTCGGGCGAGTCCATCGCCGCCACCACGCCGGTGCTCCTGACCACAAAGTCGAGGTCGTCGGTGATCGAGAGTCCGGCATCCCTGTGGCACTGGAGGAGGGTGTCGCGGACCAGGTCGGTGACCGACTCTCTGGTGATCTCGGTCCCGTCCAGAGTCTTCCCGAAGACCTCTTCGCCGGGTCTTGGCGGTCTGACGTCCCTGCTCATCTTCACGGTCTTGTTGATGACATAGGTGTGGCCGGTCTCCAGGTTGGTGCCGGTGAGGATACACTTGGTGGTGGTGTTGCCCATCTCCACCGAGGCGACGATGAAGTAGGGCTTGACCTTGTATTCGGGCACGGTCATCCCGGCACCGTGGGAGACCGAGGGGGGCGGTACGCTCTCCACGATATATGGCTTCGGTTTAAAGAAGCGGTCAAGAAAACGGGCGCACATATACCTTTCTCTCCTTCTGGAGACTTTATATCTTTCTATCCTGACCAAATGAGTTCTTCTTCGCCGGCTTCAGCGC
Encoded proteins:
- the purD gene encoding phosphoribosylamine--glycine ligase; this encodes MDMKILVVGGGGREHAIVRALSRNSDVKLYSVMARRNPGIAQLSEKVLLEKETDVREVTAFATEHAVDYAVIGPEAPLEAGIADVLHEAGIPCVGPTRMAARLETDKAFCRTMMEKHGIAGCPLYRVFHGDADGACDYIDAYDGDLVVKPIGLTGGKGVKVMGEQVDAAGAKEYVQSLGGDVVLEERLIGEEFTLQAFVDGNHLVPMPLVQDHKRAYEGDVGPNTGGMGTYSLEDHLLPFVSRVDYEAALEIMRNAVAAMITEGQPYRGILYGQFMNTRDGPKVVEFNSRFGDPEAMNVLSILESDFTDVLCRIVEGTLSQAHVKFAPKATVCKYLVPEGYPEAPVAGSPITIGDYGDALLYYANIEEKDGHLSTLTSRTMAFVGIGDNLEEAEAQAEAAAGLVRGGVWYRHDIGKRAVLEKRIAHMREIQ
- the argF gene encoding ornithine carbamoyltransferase; this encodes MKKDFLTLLDCDAIEIEALLDGAARLKSYRAAGKSHAILPGCSLGMIFEKASTRTRVSFEAGMHDLGGHALFLNPADMQLGRGELVRDTARVLSRFVSAVMIRAYRHSTIEEFAKYASVPVINGLSDKAHPCQVLADLLTLKEQFSSLEGLRLAWIGDGNNVCNSLLLASALTGLELQVATPPGYRPPAWAIEEAEERGARVTFCETPEEAAAGAHALYTDVWVSMGNEEEREMRLRDFKGYTLTADLVRRAEPDAIVMHCLPAHRGEEITDEVIEGPQSVVWDQAENRLHAQKALLVHLLSDRVHSCGME
- a CDS encoding type II toxin-antitoxin system RelE family toxin, which produces MGLYEILVKAGAEKDITRLPYDVVPRILKKIEALSETPIPHGARKVSGTESLYRIRAGDYRIIYEVSHERRQITIVYVRHRHSAYRRL
- a CDS encoding type II toxin-antitoxin system prevent-host-death family antitoxin, which translates into the protein MVETMGDVKEQYIVDEHGKRVAVILPLHEYERLQEDLHDLAVAAERHEEGTIKFEELKKRL
- a CDS encoding methanogenesis marker 14 protein produces the protein MCARFLDRFFKPKPYIVESVPPPSVSHGAGMTVPEYKVKPYFIVASVEMGNTTTKCILTGTNLETGHTYVINKTVKMSRDVRPPRPGEEVFGKTLDGTEITRESVTDLVRDTLLQCHRDAGLSITDDLDFVVRSTGVVAAMDSPDQVGDFVIALANGCLAAGVPPKKMTPPMSKENLTKKLQQHSFADKVVFVGAVAGVVPPVGSSGVEMVANEMEGELAMAGIKEGAKNTPVDFRNPCISIDFGTTLDGRITSDVAPGDPDPFAKTIGNFCGLAGSIPDSIVRGTGQVEGRTGTALDMFGDRSALEGVSRIGRSAGIVEDYVGQIHRHIDIRRVPPDRERFGRVPVNSRIAHDSGVVLIGCDVGENGSETGALNTLGAEIYEKYGKGLLTDVIDHVCSEMALRLIDVAVEHEMVPENSSIGFTGRAAISGKKPQYILNGIAERGLYKNPQDHVVFVDDGLARGAALMGRCMNSLGKPKNPLGGVRGGRCIMAERIKIGK